Within the Solwaraspora sp. WMMA2056 genome, the region TGATGATCAGACGTTCCTCCGGGTCGCAGCACTGCACCCGGTCGCCACCGACGCCGATGACGCGCTTGATGAAGTCCTCGCCGTCCGGGTTGCTGCTCCACTCCGGCGGTGCCCGGAACACGACGATCTCGCCGCGGTCGGGTGAGCGGAAGTGGTAGACGACCTTGTTGACCAGCACCCGGTCGTTGATGTCGAGGGTGTGTTCCATCGACGGGGACGGGATGTAGAAGGTCTGCAGGACGAACGCCCGGACCAGGACTGCGACGAGGACCGCCACACCCAACAGGATCGGTAGTTCACGCCAGAAGGAATTGGGCTTCTTCTCGGTCTGCTCGTCGATCACAACCGGAGCCTACGACGTCTGGCCGGCAACGACCGCACGGAGCCTGAAGCGGCGAGTAGCGGAATCAGCACGGGCAGCACCACCACCAGGTCACCCGATGTGTCCGGTAGGTTCTCCGGACGCTCCACCGCAGCGGGGGTCGCCGTGGACGGTGGCAGGTCGGCGAAGGTCTCCGGCACCGACAGGCCGTCCCAGCGGCCCTGCGGCCAGACGATGACGAAGGCCCGGCCGATGACGTTCTCGATCGGTACCGACCCCTGGCAGCGGGAATCCTGCGAGACCAGCCGGTGGTCACCCATCACGAAGAGGTGCCCCGGCTCGACGACGATCTCGCCGAACTGGCGGGACCGGCACTCCCCCGGGTTGGGGGGTACGTCGAGTGGGGAGTCCTCCAGCACGTACGCCGACTCGTCCAGGGGCTGACCGTTGACGGTCAGCCGGCCCTGGTCGTCGCAGCAGCGGATGCGGTCGCCCGGAACCCCGATGACCCGCTTGATGAAGTCCTTCTCACCGGGTCGGCCGAGCCCGATCAGGTCGCCGATCGTCCGGCCGAGTTTGGCGGTGAACCCCAGGTTGGGGTCCTCGACGTTCTCCGGGACCCAGTTGTTGGTGCCCCGGAAGACGACGACCTCGCCACGAACCGGGTCCCGTACGTCGTAGACGACCTTGTTGACCAGCACCCGGTCGCCGACGAGCAGGGTGTCCTCCATCGACCCGGAGGGGATGAAGAAGGCCTGCAGCAGGAAGGAGCGGATCAGCACCGCCAGGCAGAAGGCCACGACGAGCAGCAGCGGCAGTTCCTGCCACAGCGGCATCTGCCGACGGCGACGCTGCACCATCTGCATGGTGGACCGACTGGGCCGACGGGCCCGTGGGCGTACCGCCGAACCGGAGCCGGTCCGGGCCTCCCGTCGACTTCGCGGTGCGCCACCAGCGGAGGAGGTGCGCCGCCAGGGGTCGAGCTCTTCGTTCGGATCCACGCTACGCATCTCCCCGGTCCCGAGACACGGCGCTACCGCCCACGGCGCCTCTCGTCAGGCGCCACAGGCGGTAGCTCGGTCGACTACCGCCGCCGCAGCGGCTGCCACGGGTGTAGCGCTGCTCATCGGTCACTACCGCAAGGGTAGTTGGCCGAAGGCCGCAGCGGCAGTCCTGGAATCGGGAACCGGGACGAACAGGCTCAGCTGACCTGCTTCTCCCGCTTTTCCTTGATCTTGGCGGCCTTGCCGCGCAGGTCCCGGAGGTAGTAGAGCTTGGCTCGACGTACGTCACCACGGGTCACCATCTCGATCCGGTCGATGGCCGGGCTGTTGACCGGGTAGGTCCGCTCGACCCCGACACCGAAGCTGACCTTGCGGATGGTGAAGGTCTCCCGCAGGCCCGCCCCCTGGCGACGGATCACCACGCCCTGGAAGACCTGGACCCGGGACCGGTTCCCTTCGACGACCCGGGCGTGCACCTTGAGCGTGTCACCGGCGCGGAAGTCCGGGAGGTCGGTCCGCTGCGACTGGGCGTCAAGAGCGTCCAGCGTGTTCATCGCTGCATCCTTGGGCTACTCAAGGCGCACCGGCTCCCGGTGCGCGGATGGATGATTCTGATCCTGGGCGGACCGCGACTGCGCTCCACACGGTCAGGATCCTCGCAGCCGGACGCGCGTGCCCGGCTGCGGCAACCCCACTACTCTGCCATATCCCCGGTCGGTACTTGAAATCCGGCCGTCCGCAACAGCGTAATGTCGTTTTTGTCGAAACTATCGGGTGACAGCTCCGTGATCAGGTCCGGCCGTCTGGCCGCCGTCCGCAGCAGGCCCTGGTCGCGTCGCCAACGGGCGATCCGGCCATGGTCGCCGGAGCGCAGCACCTCGGGTACGTCGTACCCACGCCAGTTGGCCGGCTTGGTGTACACCGGCGCCTCCAGCAACCCGGCCGTGAACGACTCCTCGTCGAGGGACCCGGCGTTGCCGAGCACCCCCGGGATCAGTCGGGTCACCGCCTCCAGGACCGCCAGGACCGCGACCTCGCCGCCGAAGAGCACGAAATCACCGAGCGACACCTCGCTCACCGGCATCCGGTCCGCCGCGTGGTCGATCACCCGCTGGTCGATGCCCTCGTAGCGGCCGCACGCGAAGATCAGCCGGGGCTCGGCGGCCAGCCGCTGGGCCAACGCCTGGTCGAACCGCTCACCGACCGGGGTCGGTACCACCAGGCGGGCCGGTGGCTGGTCCGCCCCGGCCAGCT harbors:
- the lepB gene encoding signal peptidase I; translation: MIDEQTEKKPNSFWRELPILLGVAVLVAVLVRAFVLQTFYIPSPSMEHTLDINDRVLVNKVVYHFRSPDRGEIVVFRAPPEWSSNPDGEDFIKRVIGVGGDRVQCCDPEERLIINGEPLDEPYIFSEGGIQDPAAVGPFDITVPAGRLWVMGDHRSASGDSLEHWDRTGNIDVATIPEDDVVGRAFTIFWPVGRATWLTVPEPFDSVPEP
- the trmD gene encoding tRNA (guanosine(37)-N1)-methyltransferase TrmD, giving the protein MTSTADSGPASPPPARQVDVVTIFPDYLAPLDLSLIGRARRAGLLDVRVHDLRRWTHDVHRTVDDTPYGGGAGMVMRPEPWGAALDELAGADQPPARLVVPTPVGERFDQALAQRLAAEPRLIFACGRYEGIDQRVIDHAADRMPVSEVSLGDFVLFGGEVAVLAVLEAVTRLIPGVLGNAGSLDEESFTAGLLEAPVYTKPANWRGYDVPEVLRSGDHGRIARWRRDQGLLRTAARRPDLITELSPDSFDKNDITLLRTAGFQVPTGDMAE
- the rplS gene encoding 50S ribosomal protein L19, translating into MNTLDALDAQSQRTDLPDFRAGDTLKVHARVVEGNRSRVQVFQGVVIRRQGAGLRETFTIRKVSFGVGVERTYPVNSPAIDRIEMVTRGDVRRAKLYYLRDLRGKAAKIKEKREKQVS
- the lepB gene encoding signal peptidase I; this encodes MQMVQRRRRQMPLWQELPLLLVVAFCLAVLIRSFLLQAFFIPSGSMEDTLLVGDRVLVNKVVYDVRDPVRGEVVVFRGTNNWVPENVEDPNLGFTAKLGRTIGDLIGLGRPGEKDFIKRVIGVPGDRIRCCDDQGRLTVNGQPLDESAYVLEDSPLDVPPNPGECRSRQFGEIVVEPGHLFVMGDHRLVSQDSRCQGSVPIENVIGRAFVIVWPQGRWDGLSVPETFADLPPSTATPAAVERPENLPDTSGDLVVVLPVLIPLLAASGSVRSLPARRRRLRL